In Mus musculus strain C57BL/6J chromosome 14, GRCm38.p6 C57BL/6J, the following are encoded in one genomic region:
- the Carmil3 gene encoding capping protein, Arp2/3 and myosin-I linker protein 3 isoform X20, which produces MPSGASLQAAAGPGDQQRRMLQRLCGRVQEEVRALRLCPLEPVQDELLYARDLIKDAKNSRALFPSLYELGHVLANDGPVRQRLESVASEVSKAVDKELQVILESMVSLTQELCPVAMRVAEGHNKMLSNVAERVTVPRNFIRGALLEQAGQDIQNKLDEVKLSVVTYLTNSIVDEILQELYHSHKSLARHLTQLRTLSDPPGGASQGQDPSSRGRGRNHDHEETDDELGTNIDTMAIKKQKRCRKIRPVSAFISGSPQDMESQLGSLGIPPGWFSGLGASQTTASGSWEGLSELPTHGYKLRHQTQGRPRPPRTTPPGPGRPSVPVPGPRQENGMATRLDEGLEDFFSRRVMDESSSYPRTLRTMRPGLSEPPLPPLQKKRRRGLFHFRRPRSFKGDRGPGSPTAGLLLPPPPPPPPTQESPPSPDPPSLGNNSSPCWSPEEESSLLPGFGGARGSSFCRKMGTERLEAGEGAPAPGTAQQPRVHGGVALPGLGRTKGWSFDGKREGTDPDQEDSTQAWQKRRSSDDAGPGAWKPPPPPQSSKPSFSAMRRAEATWHIASPPVCYSPAEESAANHSCQSPSPASQDGDEEKQGALFPERMVPTRNAKLQEPPIGPRPPKPVAVPRGRRAPQVPGGREETESSSAAPGANKPRLRLGSQQDQEEPEGQGPTDQGRRTAPLKPKRTRRAQSCDKLEPDRRQPPDPTGVCAGTSEPGTD; this is translated from the exons ATGCCCTCAGGAGCAAGCCTTCAGGCTGCAGCAGGGCCTGGTGACCAGCAGCGCCGA ATGCTGCAGCGGCTGTGTGGACGAGTGCAGGAGGAGGTGCGGGCCCTGAGACTATGTCCCCTGGAGCCAGTGCAAGATGAGCTGCTCTATGCCCGGGACCTCATCAAGGACGCCAAGAACTCCCGGGCG CTCTTTCCCAGCCTCTATGAGCTGGGTCACGTGTTGGCCAACGATGGGCCTGTGCGGCAGAGACTAGAGTCGGTAGCCAGTGAGGTATCCAAAGCTGTGGACAAGGAGCTTCAG GTGATTCTGGAATCCATGGTCAGCCTAACACAGGAACTGTGCCCTGTGGCCATGCGGGTGGCAGAAGGACACAACAAGATGCTGAGCAACGTGGCAGAACGTGTCACTGTGCCCCGGAACTTCATCCGCGGAGCGCTGCTGGAGCAGGCGGGACAGGACATTCAGAACAAGCTGGA CGAGGTGAAGCTGTCCGTCGTCACCTACCTGACCAACTCCATAGTGGATGAGATCCTCCAGGAGCTGTATCACTCCCACAAGAGCCTG GCCCGGCACCTGACCCAGCTGAGGACACTGTCGGATCCACCCGGAGGGGCAAGCCAAGGGCAGGATCCATCTtcccgaggcagaggcaggaaccatGACCACGAGGAAACGGATGATGAGCTTGGGACCAACATC GACACTATGGCCATCAAAAAGCAGAAACGCTGCCGGAAGATCCGGCCAGTGTCTGCCTTCATCA GTGGGAGCCCTCAGGACATGGAAAGCCAACTGGGAAGTTTGGGGATCCCTCCTGGATGGTTCTCAGGACTTGGAGCCAGCCAGACCACAGCAAGTGGCTCCTGGGAAGGCCTATCTGAGCTACCTACCCATGGCTATAAACTAAGGCATCAAACACAAGGGAGGCCTAGGCCTCCCAGGACCACTCCCCCAGGACCTGGCCGGCCCAGT GTGCCAGTGCCTGGGCCTCGTCAGGAGAATGGGATGGCCACCCGTCTAGATGAGGGGCTGGAAGACTTCTTCAGCAGAAGGGTCATGGACGAAAGCTCCAG CTACCCCCGGACTCTGAGGACCATGCGACCAGGCCTCTCAGAGCCACCGCTGCCTCCACTCCAGAAGAAGAGGAGGCGAGGCCTGTTTCACTTCCGCCGGCCCCGGAGCTTCAAGGGGGACAGGGGACCAGGTTCCCCCACTGCTGgactcctcctccctccacccccacccccacccccaactcaggaGAGCCCTCCCAGCCCAGACCCCCCAAGCCTTGGCAATAACTCATCTCCTTGTTGGAGCCCAGAGGAGGAGAGCAGCCTCCTTCCTGGATTTGGAGGGGCCCGAGGATCTTCCTTCTGCAGGAAGATG GGCACAGAGAGGTTGGAGGCAGGAGAGGGAGCCCCAGCCCCTGGGACAGCGCAGCAACCAAGGGTGCACGGTGGCGTTGCCCTTCCTGGCTTGGGAAGAACCAAAGGGTGGAGCTTTGATGGAAAACGAGAG GGCACAGACCCAGACCAGGAGGACAGTACCCAGGCTTGGCAGAAACGGCGCTCTTCAGATGATGCAG GGCCTGGAGCCTGGAAGCCACCACCGCCCCCACAAAGCTCCAAGCCAAGCTTCAGCGCCATGCGCCGAGCAGAGGCCACGTGGCACATAG CTTCTCCTCCTGTCTGCtattccccagctgaggagagTGCCGCAAACCACAGCTGCCAAAGCCCTAGCCCAGCTTCCCAGGATGGAGACGAGGAAAAGCAGGGCGCCTTATTCCCAGAGAGAATGGTTCCCACTAGGAATGCCAag CTACAGGAGCCCCCCATAGGTCCACGTCCCCCTAAGCCAGTGGCTGTGCCCAGGGGCCGCAGGGCCCCCCAGGtgccaggaggcagagaagagactgagagcAGCAGTGCTGCCCCAGGAGCCAACAAACCCCGGCTGAGACTGGGCTCACAGCAAGACCAAGAGGAGCCAGAAGGACAAG GACCCACTGATCAGGGCCGCAGGACAGCGCCCCTGAAACCCAAGAGAACACGGCGAGCACAGTCCTGTGACAAACTGGAACCCGATAGGAGACAACCACCTGACCCTACAGGTGTCTGTG CAGGAACCAGTGAACCAGGAACAGACTGA
- the Carmil3 gene encoding capping protein, Arp2/3 and myosin-I linker protein 3 isoform X19 — MPSGASLQAAAGPGDQQRRMLQRLCGRVQEEVRALRLCPLEPVQDELLYARDLIKDAKNSRALFPSLYELGHVLANDGPVRQRLESVASEVSKAVDKELQVILESMVSLTQELCPVAMRVAEGHNKMLSNVAERVTVPRNFIRGALLEQAGQDIQNKLDEVKLSVVTYLTNSIVDEILQELYHSHKSLARHLTQLRTLSDPPGGASQGQDPSSRGRGRNHDHEETDDELGTNIDTMAIKKQKRCRKIRPVSAFISGSPQDMESQLGSLGIPPGWFSGLGASQTTASGSWEGLSELPTHGYKLRHQTQGRPRPPRTTPPGPGRPSQVPVPGPRQENGMATRLDEGLEDFFSRRVMDESSSYPRTLRTMRPGLSEPPLPPLQKKRRRGLFHFRRPRSFKGDRGPGSPTAGLLLPPPPPPPPTQESPPSPDPPSLGNNSSPCWSPEEESSLLPGFGGARGSSFCRKMGTERLEAGEGAPAPGTAQQPRVHGGVALPGLGRTKGWSFDGKREGTDPDQEDSTQAWQKRRSSDDAGPGAWKPPPPPQSSKPSFSAMRRAEATWHIASPPVCYSPAEESAANHSCQSPSPASQDGDEEKQGALFPERMVPTRNAKLQEPPIGPRPPKPVAVPRGRRAPQVPGGREETESSSAAPGANKPRLRLGSQQDQEEPEGQGPTDQGRRTAPLKPKRTRRAQSCDKLEPDRRQPPDPTGVCAGTSEPGTD; from the exons ATGCCCTCAGGAGCAAGCCTTCAGGCTGCAGCAGGGCCTGGTGACCAGCAGCGCCGA ATGCTGCAGCGGCTGTGTGGACGAGTGCAGGAGGAGGTGCGGGCCCTGAGACTATGTCCCCTGGAGCCAGTGCAAGATGAGCTGCTCTATGCCCGGGACCTCATCAAGGACGCCAAGAACTCCCGGGCG CTCTTTCCCAGCCTCTATGAGCTGGGTCACGTGTTGGCCAACGATGGGCCTGTGCGGCAGAGACTAGAGTCGGTAGCCAGTGAGGTATCCAAAGCTGTGGACAAGGAGCTTCAG GTGATTCTGGAATCCATGGTCAGCCTAACACAGGAACTGTGCCCTGTGGCCATGCGGGTGGCAGAAGGACACAACAAGATGCTGAGCAACGTGGCAGAACGTGTCACTGTGCCCCGGAACTTCATCCGCGGAGCGCTGCTGGAGCAGGCGGGACAGGACATTCAGAACAAGCTGGA CGAGGTGAAGCTGTCCGTCGTCACCTACCTGACCAACTCCATAGTGGATGAGATCCTCCAGGAGCTGTATCACTCCCACAAGAGCCTG GCCCGGCACCTGACCCAGCTGAGGACACTGTCGGATCCACCCGGAGGGGCAAGCCAAGGGCAGGATCCATCTtcccgaggcagaggcaggaaccatGACCACGAGGAAACGGATGATGAGCTTGGGACCAACATC GACACTATGGCCATCAAAAAGCAGAAACGCTGCCGGAAGATCCGGCCAGTGTCTGCCTTCATCA GTGGGAGCCCTCAGGACATGGAAAGCCAACTGGGAAGTTTGGGGATCCCTCCTGGATGGTTCTCAGGACTTGGAGCCAGCCAGACCACAGCAAGTGGCTCCTGGGAAGGCCTATCTGAGCTACCTACCCATGGCTATAAACTAAGGCATCAAACACAAGGGAGGCCTAGGCCTCCCAGGACCACTCCCCCAGGACCTGGCCGGCCCAGT CAGGTGCCAGTGCCTGGGCCTCGTCAGGAGAATGGGATGGCCACCCGTCTAGATGAGGGGCTGGAAGACTTCTTCAGCAGAAGGGTCATGGACGAAAGCTCCAG CTACCCCCGGACTCTGAGGACCATGCGACCAGGCCTCTCAGAGCCACCGCTGCCTCCACTCCAGAAGAAGAGGAGGCGAGGCCTGTTTCACTTCCGCCGGCCCCGGAGCTTCAAGGGGGACAGGGGACCAGGTTCCCCCACTGCTGgactcctcctccctccacccccacccccacccccaactcaggaGAGCCCTCCCAGCCCAGACCCCCCAAGCCTTGGCAATAACTCATCTCCTTGTTGGAGCCCAGAGGAGGAGAGCAGCCTCCTTCCTGGATTTGGAGGGGCCCGAGGATCTTCCTTCTGCAGGAAGATG GGCACAGAGAGGTTGGAGGCAGGAGAGGGAGCCCCAGCCCCTGGGACAGCGCAGCAACCAAGGGTGCACGGTGGCGTTGCCCTTCCTGGCTTGGGAAGAACCAAAGGGTGGAGCTTTGATGGAAAACGAGAG GGCACAGACCCAGACCAGGAGGACAGTACCCAGGCTTGGCAGAAACGGCGCTCTTCAGATGATGCAG GGCCTGGAGCCTGGAAGCCACCACCGCCCCCACAAAGCTCCAAGCCAAGCTTCAGCGCCATGCGCCGAGCAGAGGCCACGTGGCACATAG CTTCTCCTCCTGTCTGCtattccccagctgaggagagTGCCGCAAACCACAGCTGCCAAAGCCCTAGCCCAGCTTCCCAGGATGGAGACGAGGAAAAGCAGGGCGCCTTATTCCCAGAGAGAATGGTTCCCACTAGGAATGCCAag CTACAGGAGCCCCCCATAGGTCCACGTCCCCCTAAGCCAGTGGCTGTGCCCAGGGGCCGCAGGGCCCCCCAGGtgccaggaggcagagaagagactgagagcAGCAGTGCTGCCCCAGGAGCCAACAAACCCCGGCTGAGACTGGGCTCACAGCAAGACCAAGAGGAGCCAGAAGGACAAG GACCCACTGATCAGGGCCGCAGGACAGCGCCCCTGAAACCCAAGAGAACACGGCGAGCACAGTCCTGTGACAAACTGGAACCCGATAGGAGACAACCACCTGACCCTACAGGTGTCTGTG CAGGAACCAGTGAACCAGGAACAGACTGA
- the Carmil3 gene encoding capping protein, Arp2/3 and myosin-I linker protein 3 isoform X17, which produces MEDIGAKMLSKALQINSSLRTILWDRNNTSALGFLDIARALESNHTLRFMSFPVSDISQAYRSAPERTEDVWQKIQWCLVRNNHSQTCPQEQAFRLQQGLVTSSAEQMLQRLCGRVQEEVRALRLCPLEPVQDELLYARDLIKDAKNSRALFPSLYELGHVLANDGPVRQRLESVASEVSKAVDKELQVILESMVSLTQELCPVAMRVAEGHNKMLSNVAERVTVPRNFIRGALLEQAGQDIQNKLDEVKLSVVTYLTNSIVDEILQELYHSHKSLARHLTQLRTLSDPPGGASQGQDPSSRGRGRNHDHEETDDELGTNIDTMAIKKQKRCRKIRPVSAFISGSPQDMESQLGSLGIPPGWFSGLGASQTTASGSWEGLSELPTHGYKLRHQTQGRPRPPRTTPPGPGRPSQVPVPGPRQENGMATRLDEGLEDFFSRRVMDESSSYPRTLRTMRPGLSEPPLPPLQKKRRRGLFHFRRPRSFKGDRGPGSPTAGLLLPPPPPPPPTQESPPSPDPPSLGNNSSPCWSPEEESSLLPGFGGARGSSFCRKMGTERLEAGEGAPAPGTAQQPRVHGGVALPGLGRTKGWSFDGKREGTDPDQEDSTQAWQKRRSSDDAGPGAWKPPPPPQSSKPSFSAMRRAEATWHIASPPVCYSPAEESAANHSCQSPSPASQDGDEEKQGALFPERMVPTRNAKLQEPPIGPRPPKPVAVPRGRRAPQVPGGREETESSSAAPGANKPRLRLGSQQDQEEPEGQGPTDQGRRTAPLKPKRTRRAQSCDKLEPDRRQPPDPTGVCAGTSEPGTD; this is translated from the exons ATGGAGGACATCGGGGCCAAGATGCTGTCGAAGGCGCTGCAGATAAATTCTTCCCTCAG AACTATACTATGGGATCGGAACAATACGTCTGCCCTGGGCTTCCTGGACATTGCAAGGGCCCTGGAGAG CAACCATACACTGCGCTTCATGTCCTTCCCTGTGAGCGACATCTCTCAAGCTTACCGCAGTGCCCCTGAGCGCACCGAGGATGTGTGGCAGAAG ATCCAGTGGTGCCTGGTGAGGAACAACCACTCCCAGACATGCCCTCAGGAGCAAGCCTTCAGGCTGCAGCAGGGCCTGGTGACCAGCAGCGCCGAGCAA ATGCTGCAGCGGCTGTGTGGACGAGTGCAGGAGGAGGTGCGGGCCCTGAGACTATGTCCCCTGGAGCCAGTGCAAGATGAGCTGCTCTATGCCCGGGACCTCATCAAGGACGCCAAGAACTCCCGGGCG CTCTTTCCCAGCCTCTATGAGCTGGGTCACGTGTTGGCCAACGATGGGCCTGTGCGGCAGAGACTAGAGTCGGTAGCCAGTGAGGTATCCAAAGCTGTGGACAAGGAGCTTCAG GTGATTCTGGAATCCATGGTCAGCCTAACACAGGAACTGTGCCCTGTGGCCATGCGGGTGGCAGAAGGACACAACAAGATGCTGAGCAACGTGGCAGAACGTGTCACTGTGCCCCGGAACTTCATCCGCGGAGCGCTGCTGGAGCAGGCGGGACAGGACATTCAGAACAAGCTGGA CGAGGTGAAGCTGTCCGTCGTCACCTACCTGACCAACTCCATAGTGGATGAGATCCTCCAGGAGCTGTATCACTCCCACAAGAGCCTG GCCCGGCACCTGACCCAGCTGAGGACACTGTCGGATCCACCCGGAGGGGCAAGCCAAGGGCAGGATCCATCTtcccgaggcagaggcaggaaccatGACCACGAGGAAACGGATGATGAGCTTGGGACCAACATC GACACTATGGCCATCAAAAAGCAGAAACGCTGCCGGAAGATCCGGCCAGTGTCTGCCTTCATCA GTGGGAGCCCTCAGGACATGGAAAGCCAACTGGGAAGTTTGGGGATCCCTCCTGGATGGTTCTCAGGACTTGGAGCCAGCCAGACCACAGCAAGTGGCTCCTGGGAAGGCCTATCTGAGCTACCTACCCATGGCTATAAACTAAGGCATCAAACACAAGGGAGGCCTAGGCCTCCCAGGACCACTCCCCCAGGACCTGGCCGGCCCAGT CAGGTGCCAGTGCCTGGGCCTCGTCAGGAGAATGGGATGGCCACCCGTCTAGATGAGGGGCTGGAAGACTTCTTCAGCAGAAGGGTCATGGACGAAAGCTCCAG CTACCCCCGGACTCTGAGGACCATGCGACCAGGCCTCTCAGAGCCACCGCTGCCTCCACTCCAGAAGAAGAGGAGGCGAGGCCTGTTTCACTTCCGCCGGCCCCGGAGCTTCAAGGGGGACAGGGGACCAGGTTCCCCCACTGCTGgactcctcctccctccacccccacccccacccccaactcaggaGAGCCCTCCCAGCCCAGACCCCCCAAGCCTTGGCAATAACTCATCTCCTTGTTGGAGCCCAGAGGAGGAGAGCAGCCTCCTTCCTGGATTTGGAGGGGCCCGAGGATCTTCCTTCTGCAGGAAGATG GGCACAGAGAGGTTGGAGGCAGGAGAGGGAGCCCCAGCCCCTGGGACAGCGCAGCAACCAAGGGTGCACGGTGGCGTTGCCCTTCCTGGCTTGGGAAGAACCAAAGGGTGGAGCTTTGATGGAAAACGAGAG GGCACAGACCCAGACCAGGAGGACAGTACCCAGGCTTGGCAGAAACGGCGCTCTTCAGATGATGCAG GGCCTGGAGCCTGGAAGCCACCACCGCCCCCACAAAGCTCCAAGCCAAGCTTCAGCGCCATGCGCCGAGCAGAGGCCACGTGGCACATAG CTTCTCCTCCTGTCTGCtattccccagctgaggagagTGCCGCAAACCACAGCTGCCAAAGCCCTAGCCCAGCTTCCCAGGATGGAGACGAGGAAAAGCAGGGCGCCTTATTCCCAGAGAGAATGGTTCCCACTAGGAATGCCAag CTACAGGAGCCCCCCATAGGTCCACGTCCCCCTAAGCCAGTGGCTGTGCCCAGGGGCCGCAGGGCCCCCCAGGtgccaggaggcagagaagagactgagagcAGCAGTGCTGCCCCAGGAGCCAACAAACCCCGGCTGAGACTGGGCTCACAGCAAGACCAAGAGGAGCCAGAAGGACAAG GACCCACTGATCAGGGCCGCAGGACAGCGCCCCTGAAACCCAAGAGAACACGGCGAGCACAGTCCTGTGACAAACTGGAACCCGATAGGAGACAACCACCTGACCCTACAGGTGTCTGTG CAGGAACCAGTGAACCAGGAACAGACTGA
- the Carmil3 gene encoding capping protein, Arp2/3 and myosin-I linker protein 3 isoform X16 — MLLGALLHGCCSHLTYLNLARNSCSHRKGREAPPAFKQFFSSVYTLSHVNLSATRLPLEALRALLQGLSLNSHLSDLHLDLSSCELRSAGAQALQEQLGAVTCIGSLDLSDNGFDSDLLTLVPALGKNKSLKHLFLGKNFNVKAKTLEEILHKLVQLIQEEDCSLQSLSVADSRLKLRTSILINALGSNTCLAKVDLSGNGMEDIGAKMLSKALQINSSLRTILWDRNNTSALGFLDIARALESNHTLRFMSFPVSDISQAYRSAPERTEDVWQKIQWCLVRNNHSQTCPQEQAFRLQQGLVTSSAEQMLQRLCGRVQEEVRALRLCPLEPVQDELLYARDLIKDAKNSRALFPSLYELGHVLANDGPVRQRLESVASEVSKAVDKELQVILESMVSLTQELCPVAMRVAEGHNKMLSNVAERVTVPRNFIRGALLEQAGQDIQNKLDEVKLSVVTYLTNSIVDEILQELYHSHKSLARHLTQLRTLSDPPGGASQGQDPSSRGRGRNHDHEETDDELGTNIDTMAIKKQKRCRKIRPVSAFISGSPQDMESQLGSLGIPPGWFSGLGASQTTASGSWEGLSELPTHGYKLRHQTQGRPRPPRTTPPGPGRPSQVPVPGPRQENGMATRLDEGLEDFFSRRVMDESSSYPRTLRTMRPGLSEPPLPPLQKKRRRGLFHFRRPRSFKGDRGPGSPTAGLLLPPPPPPPPTQESPPSPDPPSLGNNSSPCWSPEEESSLLPGFGGARGSSFCRKMGTERLEAGEGAPAPGTAQQPRVHGGVALPGLGRTKGWSFDGKREGTDPDQEDSTQAWQKRRSSDDAGPGAWKPPPPPQSSKPSFSAMRRAEATWHIASPPVCYSPAEESAANHSCQSPSPASQDGDEEKQGALFPERMVPTRNAKLQEPPIGPRPPKPVAVPRGRRAPQVPGGREETESSSAAPGANKPRLRLGSQQDQEEPEGQGPTDQGRRTAPLKPKRTRRAQSCDKLEPDRRQPPDPTGVCAGTSEPGTD, encoded by the exons ATG CTTCTGGGCGCCCTCCTTCATGGCTGCTGCTCTCACCTCACCTACCTCAACCTGGCTCGAAACAGCTGCTCCCACAG GAAGGGCCGGGAGGCCCCGCCAGCCTTCAAGCAATTCTTCAGCAGCGTCTACACCCTGAGCCATGTCAACCTGTCAGCCACAAGGCTGCCCCTGGAGGCCCTCAG GGCACTTCTTCAGGGCCTCTCCCTCAACAGTCACCTCAGTGATCTGCACCTGGACCTTAGCAGCTGTGAG CTCCGCTCAGCAGGAGCCCAGGCCTTGCAGGAGCAGCTGGGGGCTGTCACCTGTATAGGCAGCCTAGATCTGTCTGATAATG GGTTTGACTCAGACCTCCTGACGCTGGTGCCTGCACTTGGCAAGAACAAGTCCCTCAAGCACCTATTCCTAGGAAAGAACTTCAATGTCAAGGCCAA GACTTTGGAAGAGATCCTGCATAAGCTGGTGCAGTTGATCCAAGAAGAGGACTGT TCCCTGCAGTCGCTGTCCGTGGCAGACTCCAGGCTGAAGCTTCGCACCAGCATCCTTATCAATGCCCTGGGCAGCAACACGTGCCTGGCCAAGGTGGATCTGAGTGGCAACGGCATGGAGGACATCGGGGCCAAGATGCTGTCGAAGGCGCTGCAGATAAATTCTTCCCTCAG AACTATACTATGGGATCGGAACAATACGTCTGCCCTGGGCTTCCTGGACATTGCAAGGGCCCTGGAGAG CAACCATACACTGCGCTTCATGTCCTTCCCTGTGAGCGACATCTCTCAAGCTTACCGCAGTGCCCCTGAGCGCACCGAGGATGTGTGGCAGAAG ATCCAGTGGTGCCTGGTGAGGAACAACCACTCCCAGACATGCCCTCAGGAGCAAGCCTTCAGGCTGCAGCAGGGCCTGGTGACCAGCAGCGCCGAGCAA ATGCTGCAGCGGCTGTGTGGACGAGTGCAGGAGGAGGTGCGGGCCCTGAGACTATGTCCCCTGGAGCCAGTGCAAGATGAGCTGCTCTATGCCCGGGACCTCATCAAGGACGCCAAGAACTCCCGGGCG CTCTTTCCCAGCCTCTATGAGCTGGGTCACGTGTTGGCCAACGATGGGCCTGTGCGGCAGAGACTAGAGTCGGTAGCCAGTGAGGTATCCAAAGCTGTGGACAAGGAGCTTCAG GTGATTCTGGAATCCATGGTCAGCCTAACACAGGAACTGTGCCCTGTGGCCATGCGGGTGGCAGAAGGACACAACAAGATGCTGAGCAACGTGGCAGAACGTGTCACTGTGCCCCGGAACTTCATCCGCGGAGCGCTGCTGGAGCAGGCGGGACAGGACATTCAGAACAAGCTGGA CGAGGTGAAGCTGTCCGTCGTCACCTACCTGACCAACTCCATAGTGGATGAGATCCTCCAGGAGCTGTATCACTCCCACAAGAGCCTG GCCCGGCACCTGACCCAGCTGAGGACACTGTCGGATCCACCCGGAGGGGCAAGCCAAGGGCAGGATCCATCTtcccgaggcagaggcaggaaccatGACCACGAGGAAACGGATGATGAGCTTGGGACCAACATC GACACTATGGCCATCAAAAAGCAGAAACGCTGCCGGAAGATCCGGCCAGTGTCTGCCTTCATCA GTGGGAGCCCTCAGGACATGGAAAGCCAACTGGGAAGTTTGGGGATCCCTCCTGGATGGTTCTCAGGACTTGGAGCCAGCCAGACCACAGCAAGTGGCTCCTGGGAAGGCCTATCTGAGCTACCTACCCATGGCTATAAACTAAGGCATCAAACACAAGGGAGGCCTAGGCCTCCCAGGACCACTCCCCCAGGACCTGGCCGGCCCAGT CAGGTGCCAGTGCCTGGGCCTCGTCAGGAGAATGGGATGGCCACCCGTCTAGATGAGGGGCTGGAAGACTTCTTCAGCAGAAGGGTCATGGACGAAAGCTCCAG CTACCCCCGGACTCTGAGGACCATGCGACCAGGCCTCTCAGAGCCACCGCTGCCTCCACTCCAGAAGAAGAGGAGGCGAGGCCTGTTTCACTTCCGCCGGCCCCGGAGCTTCAAGGGGGACAGGGGACCAGGTTCCCCCACTGCTGgactcctcctccctccacccccacccccacccccaactcaggaGAGCCCTCCCAGCCCAGACCCCCCAAGCCTTGGCAATAACTCATCTCCTTGTTGGAGCCCAGAGGAGGAGAGCAGCCTCCTTCCTGGATTTGGAGGGGCCCGAGGATCTTCCTTCTGCAGGAAGATG GGCACAGAGAGGTTGGAGGCAGGAGAGGGAGCCCCAGCCCCTGGGACAGCGCAGCAACCAAGGGTGCACGGTGGCGTTGCCCTTCCTGGCTTGGGAAGAACCAAAGGGTGGAGCTTTGATGGAAAACGAGAG GGCACAGACCCAGACCAGGAGGACAGTACCCAGGCTTGGCAGAAACGGCGCTCTTCAGATGATGCAG GGCCTGGAGCCTGGAAGCCACCACCGCCCCCACAAAGCTCCAAGCCAAGCTTCAGCGCCATGCGCCGAGCAGAGGCCACGTGGCACATAG CTTCTCCTCCTGTCTGCtattccccagctgaggagagTGCCGCAAACCACAGCTGCCAAAGCCCTAGCCCAGCTTCCCAGGATGGAGACGAGGAAAAGCAGGGCGCCTTATTCCCAGAGAGAATGGTTCCCACTAGGAATGCCAag CTACAGGAGCCCCCCATAGGTCCACGTCCCCCTAAGCCAGTGGCTGTGCCCAGGGGCCGCAGGGCCCCCCAGGtgccaggaggcagagaagagactgagagcAGCAGTGCTGCCCCAGGAGCCAACAAACCCCGGCTGAGACTGGGCTCACAGCAAGACCAAGAGGAGCCAGAAGGACAAG GACCCACTGATCAGGGCCGCAGGACAGCGCCCCTGAAACCCAAGAGAACACGGCGAGCACAGTCCTGTGACAAACTGGAACCCGATAGGAGACAACCACCTGACCCTACAGGTGTCTGTG CAGGAACCAGTGAACCAGGAACAGACTGA